The proteins below come from a single Tigriopus californicus strain San Diego chromosome 3, Tcal_SD_v2.1, whole genome shotgun sequence genomic window:
- the LOC131878401 gene encoding inositol polyphosphate-4-phosphatase type I A-like isoform X2: MRFNKNEVASLASQPSHKFEKEGVLFVKERQEGFFRRTEKTSSLLNRSLKSRSRRSSLSCYGGMLDRVSVERWCRLRGNLLFYFKSRDHWSEPAGVIIIEDCSVEVETSLLESTFGIILKFGGGLQQHLATYTEQDRDAWTVALKSASHRTMKAHLQTLKQKIQTKLYGNPALASSASSEEISSLIAPKVPSVIDPSEAPIVEISLSCDNLLCDALGRAPSARLVIHTRNPPEILWKRVAQTEIAEKSSNPAYLRTIQFRASEHFSDKTEVRITALDFRERFTSTATQLGKAHITIDQLKTGGRSRLKLESPNPEGRNAGFVTLNAWTFEVKVPGSTDSTPYHTNKHGLESAKDLKAELNNGHAADFHGRLTTGLRGHRRSQSLPPDTHQLARLPQHKSLGMIFANPIVKTYRFHSGLCGDIDVQELMAESKLSFTFPQQLLSLWICEEKELVHEIAGLGELKSPWHECQMTWLENHLNLINTYSQALENLDNHRPKLNFRKSTQKSDKTFEFVPTNLHLQRMWVQNESLRKSGFYDTFTHGAFTAMAQKSPGLIKMLKDLKAPQKDSNAWCSQSDRLQMAEDMLAAVRRVRKEVVDCMRVLMKQGKEKRSDGMFAMVEDMLRKTKCLCSLMDQGLVEEAFVFLEDNRIAQRPERDEFSESVSEFMQRNKLKIDLPLFRHNKFENLQTPCTEFLSKELRTPDVDMFSPTDPMSSEFWRTYSAYTSGYQSVDRLSDIDEFEESFKYLSVVDKTRHYYTLCRTGSPIDTPSGSPRHLPTPKRSQSQHSMRHGEDKVHSHHEDEGIGRDEVSNGNENMADDLYSEDEGEFRLHGVEDVLNAIEEIEEDHSEDCLSDDEVEFGANESLFDASEFTTQNETNKDTPQESPRESPAKAKANLKEQPVANTGNNKVTLAAPHPQPPKKDQNDQNLTSDSPSGLHYRSGDEPEPIDLTHLNIEAAMMCLASKIRMLCGKANSPTLSSRTFRFKELDMARQKKLGSVVSSIPKSASLDSAFKIPDVPRPQESPNDIEDWTSELRPSMRKLRQGMDSLCKTSRLVCSVLRLQQSREAVNLSHDIKYRRDVCFSQALTTLTSSLMAKFWTMEPDPAFLHICAHLGPLVAFESLVTIHGDETAMFNDMVVAVEDLRNVEFTLILVDKRAKAKARPLTPKPSGQMPILPYHSFPLPRVTGSRCSLKVLLPVPDYVYTMLPLDKIKTMTFSITPVFFNVGINQNAYLAGRFGNNGLQEKNNLDNFKILQEYHRRFKKLDLPQVSNMPGSRTKRLSVSGSNEPQLEDLLAILKNEVNNRKIQNVEILHLASAITRRLQGIRFINCKSGKDRTGMAATLEQVQILSRDYDLAENEYKKALDVMRCEGTRCDNVLKNIGDKRYAFNTIQLTAFPYQYRPPVGSYGSKVT; encoded by the exons ATGAGGTTCAACAAAAACGAGGTTGCTTCCCTGGCCTCTCAGCCCTCCCATAAATTCGAGAAAGAAGGTGTTCTCTTCGTGAAAGAGCGCCAAGAAGGATTCTTTCGGAGGACAGAGA AAACCTCGTCCCTTTTAAACCGCTCACTAAAATCTCGATCCCGACGATCCTCGTTAAGCTGCTATGGTGGAATGTTGGACAGAG TTTCGGTGGAACGATGGTGTCGACTTCGAGGGAACTTGCTGTTCTATTTCAAGTCGAGAGATCATTGGTCCGAACCCGCTGGAGTCATCATCATTGAGGACTGCTCGGTCGAAGTGGAAACCAGCCTGTTGGAATCCACTTTCGGGATCATTCTCAAGTTCGGAGGCG GCCTTCAACAACATTTGGCCACCTACACGGAACAGGACCGAGATGCTTGGACCGTGGCTTTAAAATCTGCCTCCCATCGGACCATGAAGGCTCATCTGCAAACCCTGAAGCAAAAGATCCAAACCAAGCTTTATGGCAACCCTGCGTTGGCGAGCTCGGCTTCATCCGAAGAAATCTCGTCATTGATTGCACCGAAAGTCCCCTCTGTGATAG ATCCTTCCGAGGCTCCTATAGTCGAGATATCCCTCTCCTGTGATAATCTACTCTGCGATGCTCTCGGTCGGGCCCCTTCCGCCAGGCTTGTCATCCACACTCGAAATCCGCCAGAGATCTTGTGGAAGCGAGTGGCTCAAACCGAGATTGCTGAG AAGAGCAGTAATCCAGCCTACCTGAGAACGATCCAATTTCGAGCTAGTGAACACTTTTCGGACAAGACCGAGGTTCGAATCACGGCCTTGGATTTTCGGGAGCGGTTCACTTCAACCGCCACTCAATTGGGAAAGGCTCATATTACCATAGATCAACTTAAAACAGGAG GACGATCTCGTCTAAAATTGGAGTCCCCAAATCCCGAGGGTCGAAATGCTGGATTTGTCACGCTCAATGCATGGACGTTCGAGGTGAAGGTGCCTGGATCCACCGACTCCACACCATATCATACCAATAAACATGGATTAGAAAGTGCCAAGGACCTCAAGGCCGAG CTCAACAACGGACACGCGGCAGACTTCCATGGCAGATTAACCACTGGACTTCGAGGTCACCGCCGATCCCAGTCCCTCCCTCCGGACACTCATCAATTGGCTCGATTGCCTCAGCACAAGTCATTGGGCATGATTTTTGCCAACCCCATCGTCAAGACCTATCGATTCCACTCAGGTCTCTGCGGTGATATTGACGTCCAGGAATTGATGGCGGAATCCAAGCTGAGTTTCACTTTCCCACAACAATTGCT ATCCCTGTGGATTTGCGAAGAGAAAGAGCTGGTACATGAAATTGCCGGATTAGGGGAGCTCAAATCCCCGTGGCACGAATGTCAGATGACCTGGCTGGAGAACCACTTAAATCTCATCAATACTTATTCCCAAGCTTTGGAGAATCTGGACAACCATCGCC CTAAACTCAATTTTCGTAAAAGCACTCAAAAGAGTGACAAAACTTTCGAGTTTGTCCCCACCAACTTGCACCTCCAGCGAATGTGGGTTCAGAACGAAAGTCTGAGGAAATCCGGATTCTACGATACCTTCACGCACGGCGCTTTCACGGCCATGGCTCAAAAGTCTCCAGGATTAATCAA AATGCTCAAGGACTTGAAAGCCCCTCAAAAGGACAGCAATGCATGGTGCTCTCAATCAGATCGACTTCAAATGGCGGAAGATATGCTCGCGGCAGTTCGAAGGGTTCGGAAGGAGGTGGTGGATTGCATGAGGGTTCTTATGAAGCAAGGCAAGGAAAAACGCTCAGACGGCATGTTTGCCATGGTTGAGGACATGCTGAGAAAGACCAAGTGTCTGTGCAGTCTAATGGATCAGGGTTTGGTCGAGGAGGCTTTTGTTTTCCTCGAAGACAACCGAATTGCCCAACGACCCGAAAGAGATGAGTTCTCCGAGTCAGTCTCCGAGTTTATGCAACGGAACAAGCTGAAGATTGACTTGCCATTGTTCAGACATAATAAGTTTGAGAACCTTCAAACCCCTTGTACGGAGTTCCTTTCAAAAGAGCTCAGAACTCCTGATGTGGACATGTTCAGTCCAACCGATCCGATGTCAAGCGAATTTTGGAGGACCTACAGCGCTTATACATCAGGGTATCAGTCTGTGGATAGACTATCAGATATTGATGAGTTCGAAGAgtccttcaaatatttgagtgTGGTTGATAAAACGAGGCATTATTACACCCTTTGTCGGACGGGTTCGCCCATAGATACACCATCAGGATCTCCTAGGCATTTGCCCACGCCTAAAAGATCTCAGAGTCAGCACTCAATGAGACATGGCGAAGATAAGGTTCATTCCCATCACGAAGATGAAGGCATCGGTCGCGATGAAGTTAGTAATGGCAATGAAAATATGGCGGATGACCTCTACTCTGAAGATGAAGGAGAATTCAGACTTCATGGAGTGGAAGACGTTTTGAACGCCATTGAAGAGATTGAAGAAGACCACTCTGAAGACTGCCTTAGCGATGATGAAGTTGAGTTCGGCGCCAATGAAAGTCTATTTGATGCATCTGAATTTACtactcaaaatgaaacaaacaaagacACTCCCCAAGAGAGCCCACGGGAAAGTCCCGCCAAAGCAAAGGCAAACTTGAAAGAACAACCGGTGGCAAACACGGGCAATAACAAAGTAACTCTGGCAGCCCCCCATCCGCAACCCCCTAAGAAGGaccaaaatgatcaaaaccTAACGTCCGACTCTCCCAGTGGACTTCACTACAGATCTGGGGATGAACCTGAACCAATTGACTTAACTCACCTCAATATCGAGGCAGCTATGATGTGCTTGGCAAGTAAGATCCGAATGCTCTGTGGCAAAGCCAATAGTCCCACTCTCAGTTCCCGAACGTTTCGCTTCAAAGAGCTGGACATGGCCCGGCAAAAGAAGCTCGGGAGCGTTGTTTCCAGTATTCCCAAATCTGCCTCTTTGGATTCGGCTTTCAAGATCCCCGATGTTCCTCGGCCTCAGGAGTCTCCCAACGATATCGAGGACTGGACATCCGAGTTGAGACCGAGCATGAGAAAATTACGCCAAGGCATGGATAGCTTGTGTAAGACCTCACGATTGGTCTGCAGCGTTCTTCGATTGCAACAATCACGAGAGGCGGTCAATCTGAGCCATGATATCAAATATCGCCGTGACGTTTGCTTCTCTCAGGCACTCACAACCTTAACCTCCTCCCTGATGGCCAAATTCTGGACCATGGAGCCGGACCCGGCATTTCTACACATATGCGCTCACCTAGGCCCCTTGGTGGCCTTTGAGAGTTTAGTCACCATTCACGGGGACGAAACGGCTATGTTCAACGACATGGTGGTGGCAGTAGAGGACTTGAGGAATGTGGAGTTCACCCTGATTCTTGTGGACAAGCGGGCCAAAGCCAAGGCTAGACCCCTAACACCCAAGCCAAGTGGTCAAATGCCGATATTACCCTACCACTCGTTTCCCCTCCCTAGGGTGACTGGTTCTCGCTGCAGCTTGAAAGTGCTACTTCCTGTTCCGGATTACGTCTACACGATGTTGCCTCTTGACAAGATCAAGACCATGACCTTTAGCATTACCCCGGTATTTTTCAATGTGGGGATCAACCAGAATGCTTACCTCGCCGGTCGCTTTGGCAATAATGggcttcaagaaaaaaacaacctgGACAATTTTAAGATACTTCAAGAATATCATAGGAGGTTCAAGAAGCTTGATTTGCCCCAAGTTTCAAACATGCCTGGGAGTCGGACCAAAA GATTGTCAGTGAGTGGTTCCAACGAGCCTCAGCTAGAGGatcttttggccattttgaagaATGAGGTGAACAACAGGAAGATCCAGAACGTTGAAATTCTTCATTTGGCATCCGCTATAACCAGAAGACTTCAAG GGATTCGTTTTATCAATTGCAAAAGTGGAAAAGACAGAACTGGCATGGCTGCAACATTGGAGCAAGTTCAAATATTGTCTCGTGACTATGACTTGGCCGAAAACGAGTACAAGAAGGCACTTGATGTCATGAGATG TGAGGGCACGCGATGTGATAACGTGCTGAAGAATATCGGTGACAAGCGATATGCCTTTAATACAATACAATTGACAGCTTTCCCATATCAATATCGACCTCCCGTGGGATCGTATGGTAGTAAGGTCACTTAA
- the LOC131878401 gene encoding inositol polyphosphate-4-phosphatase type I A-like isoform X4, with product MKRLNSWAIAICYNGTFIGLVSVERWCRLRGNLLFYFKSRDHWSEPAGVIIIEDCSVEVETSLLESTFGIILKFGGGLQQHLATYTEQDRDAWTVALKSASHRTMKAHLQTLKQKIQTKLYGNPALASSASSEEISSLIAPKVPSVIDPSEAPIVEISLSCDNLLCDALGRAPSARLVIHTRNPPEILWKRVAQTEIAEKSSNPAYLRTIQFRASEHFSDKTEVRITALDFRERFTSTATQLGKAHITIDQLKTGGRSRLKLESPNPEGRNAGFVTLNAWTFEVKVPGSTDSTPYHTNKHGLESAKDLKAELNNGHAADFHGRLTTGLRGHRRSQSLPPDTHQLARLPQHKSLGMIFANPIVKTYRFHSGLCGDIDVQELMAESKLSFTFPQQLLSLWICEEKELVHEIAGLGELKSPWHECQMTWLENHLNLINTYSQALENLDNHRPKLNFRKSTQKSDKTFEFVPTNLHLQRMWVQNESLRKSGFYDTFTHGAFTAMAQKSPGLIKMLKDLKAPQKDSNAWCSQSDRLQMAEDMLAAVRRVRKEVVDCMRVLMKQGKEKRSDGMFAMVEDMLRKTKCLCSLMDQGLVEEAFVFLEDNRIAQRPERDEFSESVSEFMQRNKLKIDLPLFRHNKFENLQTPCTEFLSKELRTPDVDMFSPTDPMSSEFWRTYSAYTSGYQSVDRLSDIDEFEESFKYLSVVDKTRHYYTLCRTGSPIDTPSGSPRHLPTPKRSQSQHSMRHGEDKVHSHHEDEGIGRDEVSNGNENMADDLYSEDEGEFRLHGVEDVLNAIEEIEEDHSEDCLSDDEVEFGANESLFDASEFTTQNETNKDTPQESPRESPAKAKANLKEQPVANTGNNKVTLAAPHPQPPKKDQNDQNLTSDSPSGLHYRSGDEPEPIDLTHLNIEAAMMCLASKIRMLCGKANSPTLSSRTFRFKELDMARQKKLGSVVSSIPKSASLDSAFKIPDVPRPQESPNDIEDWTSELRPSMRKLRQGMDSLCKTSRLVCSVLRLQQSREAVNLSHDIKYRRDVCFSQALTTLTSSLMAKFWTMEPDPAFLHICAHLGPLVAFESLVTIHGDETAMFNDMVVAVEDLRNVEFTLILVDKRAKAKARPLTPKPSGQMPILPYHSFPLPRVTGSRCSLKVLLPVPDYVYTMLPLDKIKTMTFSITPVFFNVGINQNAYLAGRFGNNGLQEKNNLDNFKILQEYHRRFKKLDLPQVSNMPGSRTKRLSVSGSNEPQLEDLLAILKNEVNNRKIQNVEILHLASAITRRLQGIRFINCKSGKDRTGMAATLEQVQILSRDYDLAENEYKKALDVMRCEGTRCDNVLKNIGDKRYAFNTIQLTAFPYQYRPPVGSYGSKVT from the exons ATGAAGCGGTTGAACTCTTGGGCCATCGCAATATGTTATAATGGAACATTTATTGGACTGG TTTCGGTGGAACGATGGTGTCGACTTCGAGGGAACTTGCTGTTCTATTTCAAGTCGAGAGATCATTGGTCCGAACCCGCTGGAGTCATCATCATTGAGGACTGCTCGGTCGAAGTGGAAACCAGCCTGTTGGAATCCACTTTCGGGATCATTCTCAAGTTCGGAGGCG GCCTTCAACAACATTTGGCCACCTACACGGAACAGGACCGAGATGCTTGGACCGTGGCTTTAAAATCTGCCTCCCATCGGACCATGAAGGCTCATCTGCAAACCCTGAAGCAAAAGATCCAAACCAAGCTTTATGGCAACCCTGCGTTGGCGAGCTCGGCTTCATCCGAAGAAATCTCGTCATTGATTGCACCGAAAGTCCCCTCTGTGATAG ATCCTTCCGAGGCTCCTATAGTCGAGATATCCCTCTCCTGTGATAATCTACTCTGCGATGCTCTCGGTCGGGCCCCTTCCGCCAGGCTTGTCATCCACACTCGAAATCCGCCAGAGATCTTGTGGAAGCGAGTGGCTCAAACCGAGATTGCTGAG AAGAGCAGTAATCCAGCCTACCTGAGAACGATCCAATTTCGAGCTAGTGAACACTTTTCGGACAAGACCGAGGTTCGAATCACGGCCTTGGATTTTCGGGAGCGGTTCACTTCAACCGCCACTCAATTGGGAAAGGCTCATATTACCATAGATCAACTTAAAACAGGAG GACGATCTCGTCTAAAATTGGAGTCCCCAAATCCCGAGGGTCGAAATGCTGGATTTGTCACGCTCAATGCATGGACGTTCGAGGTGAAGGTGCCTGGATCCACCGACTCCACACCATATCATACCAATAAACATGGATTAGAAAGTGCCAAGGACCTCAAGGCCGAG CTCAACAACGGACACGCGGCAGACTTCCATGGCAGATTAACCACTGGACTTCGAGGTCACCGCCGATCCCAGTCCCTCCCTCCGGACACTCATCAATTGGCTCGATTGCCTCAGCACAAGTCATTGGGCATGATTTTTGCCAACCCCATCGTCAAGACCTATCGATTCCACTCAGGTCTCTGCGGTGATATTGACGTCCAGGAATTGATGGCGGAATCCAAGCTGAGTTTCACTTTCCCACAACAATTGCT ATCCCTGTGGATTTGCGAAGAGAAAGAGCTGGTACATGAAATTGCCGGATTAGGGGAGCTCAAATCCCCGTGGCACGAATGTCAGATGACCTGGCTGGAGAACCACTTAAATCTCATCAATACTTATTCCCAAGCTTTGGAGAATCTGGACAACCATCGCC CTAAACTCAATTTTCGTAAAAGCACTCAAAAGAGTGACAAAACTTTCGAGTTTGTCCCCACCAACTTGCACCTCCAGCGAATGTGGGTTCAGAACGAAAGTCTGAGGAAATCCGGATTCTACGATACCTTCACGCACGGCGCTTTCACGGCCATGGCTCAAAAGTCTCCAGGATTAATCAA AATGCTCAAGGACTTGAAAGCCCCTCAAAAGGACAGCAATGCATGGTGCTCTCAATCAGATCGACTTCAAATGGCGGAAGATATGCTCGCGGCAGTTCGAAGGGTTCGGAAGGAGGTGGTGGATTGCATGAGGGTTCTTATGAAGCAAGGCAAGGAAAAACGCTCAGACGGCATGTTTGCCATGGTTGAGGACATGCTGAGAAAGACCAAGTGTCTGTGCAGTCTAATGGATCAGGGTTTGGTCGAGGAGGCTTTTGTTTTCCTCGAAGACAACCGAATTGCCCAACGACCCGAAAGAGATGAGTTCTCCGAGTCAGTCTCCGAGTTTATGCAACGGAACAAGCTGAAGATTGACTTGCCATTGTTCAGACATAATAAGTTTGAGAACCTTCAAACCCCTTGTACGGAGTTCCTTTCAAAAGAGCTCAGAACTCCTGATGTGGACATGTTCAGTCCAACCGATCCGATGTCAAGCGAATTTTGGAGGACCTACAGCGCTTATACATCAGGGTATCAGTCTGTGGATAGACTATCAGATATTGATGAGTTCGAAGAgtccttcaaatatttgagtgTGGTTGATAAAACGAGGCATTATTACACCCTTTGTCGGACGGGTTCGCCCATAGATACACCATCAGGATCTCCTAGGCATTTGCCCACGCCTAAAAGATCTCAGAGTCAGCACTCAATGAGACATGGCGAAGATAAGGTTCATTCCCATCACGAAGATGAAGGCATCGGTCGCGATGAAGTTAGTAATGGCAATGAAAATATGGCGGATGACCTCTACTCTGAAGATGAAGGAGAATTCAGACTTCATGGAGTGGAAGACGTTTTGAACGCCATTGAAGAGATTGAAGAAGACCACTCTGAAGACTGCCTTAGCGATGATGAAGTTGAGTTCGGCGCCAATGAAAGTCTATTTGATGCATCTGAATTTACtactcaaaatgaaacaaacaaagacACTCCCCAAGAGAGCCCACGGGAAAGTCCCGCCAAAGCAAAGGCAAACTTGAAAGAACAACCGGTGGCAAACACGGGCAATAACAAAGTAACTCTGGCAGCCCCCCATCCGCAACCCCCTAAGAAGGaccaaaatgatcaaaaccTAACGTCCGACTCTCCCAGTGGACTTCACTACAGATCTGGGGATGAACCTGAACCAATTGACTTAACTCACCTCAATATCGAGGCAGCTATGATGTGCTTGGCAAGTAAGATCCGAATGCTCTGTGGCAAAGCCAATAGTCCCACTCTCAGTTCCCGAACGTTTCGCTTCAAAGAGCTGGACATGGCCCGGCAAAAGAAGCTCGGGAGCGTTGTTTCCAGTATTCCCAAATCTGCCTCTTTGGATTCGGCTTTCAAGATCCCCGATGTTCCTCGGCCTCAGGAGTCTCCCAACGATATCGAGGACTGGACATCCGAGTTGAGACCGAGCATGAGAAAATTACGCCAAGGCATGGATAGCTTGTGTAAGACCTCACGATTGGTCTGCAGCGTTCTTCGATTGCAACAATCACGAGAGGCGGTCAATCTGAGCCATGATATCAAATATCGCCGTGACGTTTGCTTCTCTCAGGCACTCACAACCTTAACCTCCTCCCTGATGGCCAAATTCTGGACCATGGAGCCGGACCCGGCATTTCTACACATATGCGCTCACCTAGGCCCCTTGGTGGCCTTTGAGAGTTTAGTCACCATTCACGGGGACGAAACGGCTATGTTCAACGACATGGTGGTGGCAGTAGAGGACTTGAGGAATGTGGAGTTCACCCTGATTCTTGTGGACAAGCGGGCCAAAGCCAAGGCTAGACCCCTAACACCCAAGCCAAGTGGTCAAATGCCGATATTACCCTACCACTCGTTTCCCCTCCCTAGGGTGACTGGTTCTCGCTGCAGCTTGAAAGTGCTACTTCCTGTTCCGGATTACGTCTACACGATGTTGCCTCTTGACAAGATCAAGACCATGACCTTTAGCATTACCCCGGTATTTTTCAATGTGGGGATCAACCAGAATGCTTACCTCGCCGGTCGCTTTGGCAATAATGggcttcaagaaaaaaacaacctgGACAATTTTAAGATACTTCAAGAATATCATAGGAGGTTCAAGAAGCTTGATTTGCCCCAAGTTTCAAACATGCCTGGGAGTCGGACCAAAA GATTGTCAGTGAGTGGTTCCAACGAGCCTCAGCTAGAGGatcttttggccattttgaagaATGAGGTGAACAACAGGAAGATCCAGAACGTTGAAATTCTTCATTTGGCATCCGCTATAACCAGAAGACTTCAAG GGATTCGTTTTATCAATTGCAAAAGTGGAAAAGACAGAACTGGCATGGCTGCAACATTGGAGCAAGTTCAAATATTGTCTCGTGACTATGACTTGGCCGAAAACGAGTACAAGAAGGCACTTGATGTCATGAGATG TGAGGGCACGCGATGTGATAACGTGCTGAAGAATATCGGTGACAAGCGATATGCCTTTAATACAATACAATTGACAGCTTTCCCATATCAATATCGACCTCCCGTGGGATCGTATGGTAGTAAGGTCACTTAA